The sequence below is a genomic window from Canis aureus isolate CA01 chromosome 11, VMU_Caureus_v.1.0, whole genome shotgun sequence.
CACTGAGCCCTCAACCTGTGGGCTCTGACACATTTCCAGGTCCGAagtgtcagaattgaactgaACTGTAGGACATGCAGCTGGTGTCACAGAGAATTGCTTGTCATGGGGGCAGTGCCCCCCGACCTGTGTCAGGAGGGTGGGTGTGACTGCGGTGTGGGGTAGTGGGGCCATGCAGGAGGGGAGCTAGGGTTTTCTATCTCAACAACACAGGCAGAAACTTAGTAGATTGTCTGCAAGTATTTTTGTCTGAACTTGACCCTTTCTAGGTATCCTTAGTGTCTTTCAGTTGTATTTAATCGGCTTTTGCCTCTTTGGCTACAGTTTTaatctcttcctgtgtctgcctGTAGGACTACCCCTTCCCAGTCTGCCTCCTGTCTCAGCGCATACGTGAGGCCAGTTCCAATGGGCCAGCCAACAGGCCTGGGCGTGAGTGTGGCTCTGCCACTTAGGAGATGACTGATTTAGCAGAAGCTGTTTATTCTAATCTTCTGCTTCGTTCTCTACAAATAAGGATACAGGCATCTACCTCGTTGGTTGGTGTGAGGATGGAATGGAAAGCACTTAACACCTTGCAATAAACTTTCTGAGTTCGTAAAAGTTAGCTGCTTTTACGGTCAACTTTCTTtacaaaaatctgaatttttggaaaagactgtattaagagggatccctgggtggcgcagcggtttggcgcctgcctttggcccagggcgtgatcctggagacccgggatcgaatcccacgtcgggctcccggtgcatggagcctgcttctccctctgcctgtgtctctgcctctctctctctctctgtgactatcataaaaaaaaaaaaaaaaaaaaaaaaaaaagactgtattaaGAGCAGACATTTCCCAGCCGCCTACGACTGAGTCTGCGCTTACTGTGTTGGGAAGCTCAGCATACAGCTGTCGTTCCCTTAGaactccttcttccttccttcatttcttcttcaggCATTTTCCCTTCGTCCTGCTGCCACTGTGGTTCCAGGCACAGGCTGTTTCTGGCGTGATCTATCAGGTCACGATCCAAGGCTAGATGCAGCCATAAAGGAAATCTCTAGCTGGGGGTTTGTCCAAACCAATGTGAACGCCAAGCCTTTGCTCTTCTTCCATAATGACACActctattctttttcaaaacaaacaGTAAAGATGAAAAAGCAGATTAATTTGGAGACTGTTTTTCATCCCAGTCTCTCGTATTTCAAACTAAGGGGGTTTTGTAGGAATTTGGGGGCTGCATTTCCCTGGTAGACCATTTGGAAAGAGAAGCCTAACCCTGGTTTCCACCTCAGTCTGAGCTGTTTCCTTCCTGCATCTCCCTTCGCCTTTgtactttccttttccttaattcTTTCCTCCCAGCTTCATCTTGTTCGAATGCTCGTCCCTCATCATCCCTTCTTGAAGCAGTTGATACCTCCGTGGTTGTCCTCTAACTGCTAATCAACCTCTTTGGCATAAAGAGCCACAGGGAAGGGTTTGGGTAGACCATTAGTGAAGGTCAAAGCTGGAAGGGCCCCGAGGTTCTCGAACTTTGTTCCCTACAACCCGAGGGACCATGGAGGTCCATGTGAACGTGATGGGGAAAAGAGGCTCAGGGGGTCCTCAGATTAATCACAGCATCTCTGCTTCATCTATtgtacatacaaaaaaaaaaaaattaagaggctcattcttctttttaattgaaaatcaCAGACCTAGCTTGATGCTtacattttacaggtgagggaaCTGAGGGCCAACAGGAAGTTGTCACCTGTGGGCCACACACAGCTCCTGGGTGGATGGATTAAGGCCTCAAGGGCTCTTACATATCCAGAGAGAAGTAATTTAGGTGTTACTGTTTTCCCTACGTCAAAGAGGCAGTGGGTGTGATCAGGCTCCTTCATCCTGACTGTTCCATGGAGGGGTTGTTGTTATGATGGGTGGAAGATGCTGGTGCTGGGGGAGGACTGTAAGATGGGGGAAAGGCTGGGTGTTTCTCATGTCAGTCTTGCTAGAATCTCTATTGTTTCATACTGGAGACACTAGACCCAAGATGCCTGATAAACTCTCTGGGGTGAATGTAGGCCGGACACGTCTTCCCACTTTCTGTTGTTGTCCAGGACCCCAGGGGGCCACAGCCATTGGCCACATGTGCCAGCAGGTATGTGGGTGCCAGCTGTGCAAAGCTCAGAATCGCACTGTGAGAGGGATGTGTTCTCCACCAAGCCCTCTGTGTTCTGCCCCCCAAATGTCTTCTTAGCCATTGCTTCCTTGGCCCTTTGGATATTGTGACTTTCCgagaaaaatgtttgaaaaggCTTTAGGTTTTAGGGAATTGCCAgtatctttcttgttttctggtaTCAATCAATGTCTACTATCATAAAAGGTGTGTGATCACCAGTCATGTCTCAAGGGTAGGACATAACCTGAGAAAGGATAGTCTTCCCAAGAAAGGAAGCTTTGGCATGGGGTACCAACGGGTCTGCCTTGTGCTGCTGTGTCCACTTGGAGGTGGATCAGTGATGACCTCACCCTGGCCTGGCTCTGAACATTCCAGGATATGGGCTCCTGAGTTTCTGTAGCTTCTGCAGTGTCCAATGGGGCACCACTAGTGCCATTGGAAATACTGACCCATTAGCCACAGACAAGAGGGCTTGTCTCAGTCTTACTCTGAGGAGAATGAATGAAGACTGGGGATGTTCTCTTTCAGGCTTGCTTCCCACTGACATTTCCCACTGTCCCAGATGAGACAGGGACAGGCCATGACCAAGTTAAGTCCACTTACTACATTAAAAAGAAGTGCCATCTTCTATTAATTTAAGACAGGTAAGCTTCACAGTCTGGACATTTCCCAACCAGATGGGGCCAGAGCCAAGGGCAGCAATGACACCAGAAAGGGGTGGTAGCCGGCTACTGGTGGGCAGATGTATTACAAACCATATCCGGCATGGTTGAAAAtgggatacatttttaaaaatttatttatttgacacagagagagcatgaatcGGGGGgtggcaggctgagggagagggggaagcaggccccctgtggggagcccgatgtgggactcaatcccaggaccccagaatcacaccctgagccaaaggcagatgctcaaccactgagacatccaggcgcTCTGAAAATAGGATATTTTTAGATCTAATCTTCTCATGTTAAATGTTTAGGTAAtatcatttaaagaaattatagtaGAGAAAACaactttgaatatttttcctttggcagaatagaaataagtaaatcatttCTATCAATAAAGCTAAACTGTGTCCATCAAGGGAGCAGAGATGGGGCATTTGAAAAAGAATGGGTCTCAAGCTGGAAAACTGGGGCTCGCAGGGCAGGTGTGTGGCTTCTGGATGGCAGACAGCTGCTTCGAGGCATGGCGTCTAGTGGCCAAAGCGTGGGGTTCTGAAGGCAAGTCAGCCCACGCTCTGTCACCAAAGCCATTTAACCTTTCAGAGACTGTTGCCTTATTTTTCACATGGGTGGTGGGACTGTGCTCATGCTGGACCTCCTCACGCACCACCCTACAGTTTGTAGACAAAACAGGAATGAAGAAAGCTCCCATTCATCCACTAAACAGGAAGGGTTCAGATCGGGGGTGGCCTCTGCCACGGCCCAGACTGCCACTGGGGTCCGCACCTCCGCTTCCCTCTCCATCCCGTGGCACACACGAGCAGGGCCCCCCACACAGCCAGCCAACCCCTACAGTCCTCTGTCAATAGCCATGAACAAACCATACACAGAaagaagcttctttttttcttcaatttaattgaagttacttagaaaaataatcagGCTTGAATGGCTTTTCCTGGAGGAAGGTTCATGAACATTTCATGCTTCTGTTGGCAATGTGGAATTCAGCTTTCTTGAACAGTACAGTAAGATACAGGGAGAGTTTTCTAAAACAAGCCCTCTACTGcatacaaatatgtaaaaaataaaactcacactCCACGAAGATGTTAAGTTGTATGTGCAAACACCACAATGAGCATGCTCACTGGAAAGTAGCACGGGCAGCCCCTTCTGTACTGACCAAGAGCAGCAAACCAAAATTGGCCTGTCAACCACCGAGGGGCAAGTTGGTGCTTGTGGGCCTGCAGCCTATTCGTGGGGCCCAGTCAGTCGATGAAAAAAGGCTGGAAGGAGCGCTGGTGttagaaatgggggtgggggtgccatgAGGTCAGTCCCGCTGACCCAGGAGGGGGCCAGGGAAGGTCTGGTCCCCAGGATGGCATAGGCCAGTGCAGCCTGGATCgttggggcgggggaggggggtgtcttCGAGAGGCGCCTGACACCAGCCAGGAGGACCCTGACCCTTGGCCTCTTGCTAGGTGAGCGCAGGGCCTTGCACCTGTTCTCCTGTGGGGTCCCAACCCCACCAGCTAACTGCGCCAGTGGCTTTTCTCCGGGAGCTTCGTCCGGCAGGAAGTAGCTCTAGTGCTGCCACACCTTTGCTACCAGGGGGGTGAAGCTCACCGGGTGGCCAGGGAGGAAGGTCCCCACGGAGACGCCACAGGTCAATAGACTGCCATCTTCCCAGACCGGCTGGGGAGGCGGGGCAGGAGGGTGGTCCAGAGAAGCTGCAGGAATTCAGACCCTGTGGCTAATATTCTAGAGTTTTCTAACCAAAGGGATAGGCTAAGCAGGGATGTCCTTGTAAATACTACCCTAAATGTACCTGGTTTTATAAACACAGCAGCACCTTTGAAAAGTGGCTTGGAGATGGGACATCTGCCTGTACTTTTCTCCAGCTAAGCATGCAATGAAAAGCATTTTCaaacagttttctttaaaaaagaaaaaccaaaaaaacagaaacacaagcTTTTGCTTCCCAGGCACATTTTTACCCATGGATTCTTTTACACCAAGGACACAGAATTTTTTCTACATTCTGCCAAACagttgattcaattttttttttttaagtttttatgccattacaaaataaaatgtgaacatAAAACACAAGGAGAAAGTCCCTCGTTGCAGAGCTACACGGACGTATTGTCCTGTGAGGACAGTCTTTCTCTGCTGGGAGGGGCGGGTGAAGGCGGGCACCCTGCCCGTGACACAAGCGAGCACACCCAACCCCACCCACCTAAGACGGTGGCGGGAACGCAGAACTCGGCTAAACCCACGGACTTCCCATCGGAAAACCAAAGCACACGGTGAACTATTCCAAACTCTGGAATTGAAGGAGCGCTCCTCAAGGCAACCTAGGCAACCTTGAGGAGTTAGGGGGCGACTCTGGGGTCTTatgcccccccacccaccccagacAACCTCCAGCTCCCTTCGGGAGGGATGCAGGATTGCCTAGGGTGGTATCCAGGGCTAAAACCATTGCACTTAAGTAAAAGTTTAATTCGTTTGATAAAGTACCTCTGTTGCTACAAACCAGATGGAtgctgttttattgttttgttttgtagaagGGTCAGGGAAGTTGTTTTATCCTCGACGATCTCGGATACGCTAAATCGACCTAACTCAAGTGTATTCTGTGGAACGTCTCTGTGAAATCTGCAAAACAGAGTATCCTGGTCACATAAGTTCAGGAAATGCTACCAACTCAATGATGCTTTTGGGGTTCATAATGCACAGCGCACACCTAAGGCTCTGAAAAGTCCTGTAGAGGGAAATTGGTTTGTTTCCCAAGGATATTTGACCtcaaaatgccttttctttctttctttttttttctttctttctttttttttttttttttttttgcatcacaCTGACTTCACATCTCCTGAGAATCTCTGTTCTGTGGGGCACATGTCAGGAAACGCTGCACAGTGTTTCATTAGCAGAAGCCCTATTTCTGAGGACAGTGTCCCCTGCCTGCAAACAGGGCCCAGACCCCCAATTCCAGGGACAGCTGAGGTCTGTCACTCTATTCAGTAAAAGACACGGCATCATCTCTGTCCGTGGAGGGCACAGTCACTGTGTCCTTCACAAAGGGGAGTGAGCTTGGAAGAAGGTACACATTTTATCAGAAGCTTTGGCCCCCTTCTCCCGCACACACCTCACTCAAATTCAATAAAACCATATTCTAGGTGAGATGCGGCCGCTGCTGCTGAGCTGGTCGTGAGTTTTACAACTTTAATAGTTTCTGtgaataaattattcatttgtttgtttagaatATTCTCACCCTTTCGCTATATActgcatcaaaaacaaaacaaaaagcaaaacttacccacaccccctcccaccccaccccctattATTAGaactgtaattattattatatacagGATTTGCTACCAATTCATTCACTAGCTGTAAGAGGGATGTGGCTCAAACTTCAACTGAGGCATCACCATGGCCAGAAGTGAGAAGCATGTGCAGATGGTAATGAGTGAGGAACAGGAGTGTTCCTGGCCTTCCGGAGGAAAGGGGGGGCGTGGGGTCCAGCCACGGAAGGCTGTCCTTGCTGCTTGTGCATGGTGCTCGCCACGGTGCCCACGGCCTCGGCCTCTGCAGGCTCTGGAGCACGTGTGCATGTGCAGTGAGTGGATCCTGCTGTGACCTTGGCCAGAGGAGGAGTGCGGGGCGACCGCCAACCGCGGGTGTGCGAGGCCTGCTGCAGCCTCTCACGCTTTCCGCAGCAGAGGAGAGAACACTCCCACGCGGAGGCTGATGTGACAGGAGGCGCTTGGTGAAGGTCCCCTTCCCACCCTTGCATGCTGTGCCCTGCAGGTCTGGTCCCGGGGCTTCCCCAGTTCACGGGAGCGCACATGATGGGAAACACTCTGTCTTCTCCCGTGTTGGACGGTGAGCCTGGATTACTCACCAAGTTAAGTGGCCTGTTCTCAGTGTGGGGTTTTCAAAATTTGGGCcagaggaaaatgcaaatttgtAGGGGTCATGGACCTTTTGGGGTTGTTTAAAATGGTCTGGACCTCATGTCTAGTCCACGAATATGAGGGGTTTGCTAATTGTTGAGATGGATACTGCGTCCACATAAAGATTCTTGAGGGCCGAGACTACTGGTTTTGTTAAATGCTCTATCCCCAGGGCCTACATTtaggcctggcacagagtagttgttcaacaaatacttgttgactATAAAGCAACAGCCACTTCACCATCACAACTGGCAGTGCCAGTTAAAAATTTCGTGGAAAAGCCTATTCTATCAGACTGCTAattctggtgaaaaaaaaaaagaagaaaaaaaaaaagctataatcaGCTCTTCTCCttgggttaaaagaaaaaaatcacattttttcttAGTGCGAGGGACTCTTGGGTTGCTCGGAATCTGTTTGGAATGGTCCCCTGCAAAGGTGCctttctctatttatttctcacagactTCCAAGAATGGTGGCATCAACAGACATCACAATGGCTGTTATCACAGTTCACTCTCTGAGCGGTTAGTAAGGAGAACATTCACGCCCCCAAATGAGCTGTAGCAAGTGTAGAACAAAACACACATTTCTTCTGCAAAGACATTTGAATCTTGCTGCCACAAAAAGAAATCTATACAGAGACCATGtttaaataactataaataatattaattagaaTTTATGGGATGCACAATTCATGGAATTCACCAGAGCACAAGGAAACCTTTAAGACAGTGTTGCAGGTAGGTATTTACGTCTAAACACAAGGACACCCATCCTATTCTCTTGCAAAGACAGCCGTCCTTCCCTACTAAGGATTTTAAATAATTCTCACCATGCTGCTCGCAGCATCATCCCCAAAGAAATATTACTTTACAAAATAACCCAATATCCATATAATtcttttgacaaataaaaatcttaaattaaaaagcacgatcctctccctctcccaccccctttATTCCAATTTCAGGTAGCTTGGCACTGAGTAATTGAACATTAAAAAATCGAGTTTGTAGACTTCATACAACTGCGTTTGGTGCTCTGAGCTGATGTTCTGGAAGAACTCTGTGGTCATTTCGTCAGTAGTTCTCGTAGACTTGGCATAGGTGGGGAACTTCAGGTAGCTGCCCACGCCCGCCAGCCGCAGGACGTAGTTCGAGTCCTCCTCCAGCGTCTCATACTTGCCCACGAGGTCGTAGTGGATGTGGCACGGGTGGCAGAGCGAGTGCACTGTCTGCCAGTGCTCGTTGAAAGGCTCCTCGCGCTGTGTGTGTGGGTCGATGAGATAGGCCACAAACTCCTCGAACCTGACATCGTCACCCCTGCGCAGCGCCTCCTGGGTGGCATTCTTGCGCTGGCGCCGGATGATCTTGGTGCCGTAGCGCTTGTGGAAGGACGTGTTGTATTTCTGCGTGAACTTGTTGCGGTAGGCCGACACCAGGCGCTCAAAGGGCTCCCGCACGAACAGGAACTTCATGTAGCTTTTCAAGCGGTGGTTGATTTCCGGGATGCTGTACTGGTTCAGGGTCTTGAGGTTGGCTGACACGTGCGCCTCGTTGGCCGGGATCTCCATGGGGTCACTGTACTTGCCCCGGCCCGAGAGCACCATCATGAGCCGCTTCCAGTTGGTACACGCTACCTTGGGCACGTAGCAGTAGATGAGCTCGTGGTCCTCGTCCACCACCAGGTGCTTCAGGTCGTTGGGGGTCAGCACGCGCCGCTTGCGGCTCAGGGCGCTGTTGGCGCGACAGGTGTCCGTGACCTGGTCACGCCTCATCTGGTGCAGGATATTGGTGTTGGAGAGCTCCAGCTGTAGAGGGGACACAAGAGGAGTATGAATTCAGTATGGGCGTGTGGTACGTGCCCTAGGCCACATCCGCAGCCGTGGCGGCCGGTGTCCGGCCCCCGGCACGGCTGGCTGGCAACCTAATTCTCCACCAGCTGCCTCGACTCTTTTTGTGTTGTTCCACCATGTTTCCTTTGTGGAGCAAGAATGAGGATCAAATCTGTAACTTACCCATCACCCTCTACGTGCCTGGCATTTTACTAGAGTGCTACGTTTTTCTGTTCTCTGTACAGTCACCCTGAAATgaggctgctttcacactaccaAGCACCTGCCACCATTGCCAGGTAGCATGCTGCCAGGCGCTGGGGATGCGGTCATAAAAAGTACATGGGGTAACTGCCCCTTATCTAgctggaaagaaagagggaaccgaggcacagagaggttaagttactAGCTTGAGATCACACAGTGAGGGAGCAACAGACGCCGTATTCAAACTCAGGCTGTCCTGGTAATCAAGGTCGCCCACTTTCCACTCTACCCTGAGGTCCAGTGCTCCCATCTTCTTGATTGAAGCATGGAGAGTCTGGCATTTGATCGATCTACAATGGAGTGGGGGGATCCCACTTCTCCACAAGCCCATCACTATGAACATCTTTTGCTCTGTGCTGCTTCTGGTACCAGTGCCTTGATGT
It includes:
- the CHST11 gene encoding carbohydrate sulfotransferase 11 isoform X1, encoding MKPALLEVMRMNRICRMVLATCLGSFILVIFYFQSMLHPVMRRNPFGVDICCRKGSRSPLQELYNPTQLELSNTNILHQMRRDQVTDTCRANSALSRKRRVLTPNDLKHLVVDEDHELIYCYVPKVACTNWKRLMMVLSGRGKYSDPMEIPANEAHVSANLKTLNQYSIPEINHRLKSYMKFLFVREPFERLVSAYRNKFTQKYNTSFHKRYGTKIIRRQRKNATQEALRRGDDVRFEEFVAYLIDPHTQREEPFNEHWQTVHSLCHPCHIHYDLVGKYETLEEDSNYVLRLAGVGSYLKFPTYAKSTRTTDEMTTEFFQNISSEHQTQLYEVYKLDFLMFNYSVPSYLKLE
- the CHST11 gene encoding carbohydrate sulfotransferase 11 isoform X4 → MRRNPFGVDICCRKGSRSPLQELYNPTQLELSNTNILHQMRRDQVTDTCRANSALSRKRRVLTPNDLKHLVVDEDHELIYCYVPKVACTNWKRLMMVLSGRGKYSDPMEIPANEAHVSANLKTLNQYSIPEINHRLKSYMKFLFVREPFERLVSAYRNKFTQKYNTSFHKRYGTKIIRRQRKNATQEALRRGDDVRFEEFVAYLIDPHTQREEPFNEHWQTVHSLCHPCHIHYDLVGKYETLEEDSNYVLRLAGVGSYLKFPTYAKSTRTTDEMTTEFFQNISSEHQTQLYEVYKLDFLMFNYSVPSYLKLE
- the CHST11 gene encoding carbohydrate sulfotransferase 11 isoform X2, which produces MKPALLEVMRMNRICRMVLATCLGSFILVIFYFQIMRRNPFGVDICCRKGSRSPLQELYNPTQLELSNTNILHQMRRDQVTDTCRANSALSRKRRVLTPNDLKHLVVDEDHELIYCYVPKVACTNWKRLMMVLSGRGKYSDPMEIPANEAHVSANLKTLNQYSIPEINHRLKSYMKFLFVREPFERLVSAYRNKFTQKYNTSFHKRYGTKIIRRQRKNATQEALRRGDDVRFEEFVAYLIDPHTQREEPFNEHWQTVHSLCHPCHIHYDLVGKYETLEEDSNYVLRLAGVGSYLKFPTYAKSTRTTDEMTTEFFQNISSEHQTQLYEVYKLDFLMFNYSVPSYLKLE
- the CHST11 gene encoding carbohydrate sulfotransferase 11 isoform X3, giving the protein MIMRRNPFGVDICCRKGSRSPLQELYNPTQLELSNTNILHQMRRDQVTDTCRANSALSRKRRVLTPNDLKHLVVDEDHELIYCYVPKVACTNWKRLMMVLSGRGKYSDPMEIPANEAHVSANLKTLNQYSIPEINHRLKSYMKFLFVREPFERLVSAYRNKFTQKYNTSFHKRYGTKIIRRQRKNATQEALRRGDDVRFEEFVAYLIDPHTQREEPFNEHWQTVHSLCHPCHIHYDLVGKYETLEEDSNYVLRLAGVGSYLKFPTYAKSTRTTDEMTTEFFQNISSEHQTQLYEVYKLDFLMFNYSVPSYLKLE